A region from the Onthophagus taurus isolate NC chromosome 8, IU_Otau_3.0, whole genome shotgun sequence genome encodes:
- the LOC139431353 gene encoding general transcription factor II-I repeat domain-containing protein 2A-like — translation MTTVNKKRKYEEENRCFRSEWEESFAFIEYNGKSLCLICKDTIANYKISNLRRHYETTHPQFSIQYPPSSKLRKEKLMSLKNCLQKQQGLLASCSNEDIRKIEASFIISWNIAREKRPYVEGEFIKNNLVDVINILEPTNEKLLKLITQIPTSRRTTERRISIINKSIENTLKYDLNNCTAFSIALDESTDIQDIPQLAIFVRCGSEEVHIKEELLDLVALRETTRGIDIKNAFNMVLNNFHLPIDKLVSVATDGAPAMTGKNQGLIGLLKSDPKIPKFVPIHCIIHREHIISKYLKFENVWNIVLKVIHFIRVNAKTHRQFKNFLEELKEDGDKSPNDISFYCIVRWLSVYNVLNRFNELLTPICIFLKEQGRQCLELEDKNWLQDFSFLTDTMQHLHTLNLALQGKEKTNVMNLSF, via the coding sequence ATGACAAccgtaaataaaaaaagaaaatatgaagAAGAAAATAGATGTTTTCGTAGCGAATGGGAGGAAAGTTTCGCATTTATCGAATACAATGGTAAATCATTGTGTCTTATTTGCAAAGATACCATCGCAAActataaaataagtaatttacGCAGACATTATGAAACAACTCATCCGCAGTTTTCCATTCAATATCCACCAAGTTCAAAATtgcgaaaagaaaaattaatgtcgTTAAAAAATTGTCTCCAGAAACAACAAGGCCTCTTAGCTTCATGCAGTAACGAGGATATCAGGAAAATTGAAGCtagttttattatatcttggAATATTGCCCGTGAAAAACGCCCGTATGTTGAAggagaatttattaaaaataacttagtaGACGTAATTAACATTCTGGAACCAACTAATGAAAAATTGCTGAAACTAATTACCCAAATTCCAACATCACGCCGTACTACAGAGCGTCGTAtttctataataaataaaagtattgaaaatactttgaaatatgatttaaataaCTGTACTGCATTCAGCATAGCGCTCGACGAATCTACAGATATTCAAGATATTCCACAATTAGCGATTTTTGTCCGCTGCGGTTCTGAAGAAGTACATATAAAAGAAGAATTGTTAGATCTTGTAGCTCTTAGAGAAACAACTCGCGGCATCGATATAAAAAATGCATTCAATATGGTATTGAATAATTTTCACTTACCTATTGATAAACTTGTAAGCGTTGCGACGGATGGAGCTCCTGCGATGACAGGAAAAAACCAAGGACTTATTGGTCTTTTGAAAAGTGATCCAAAAATTCCTAAGTTTGTACCAATTCATTGTATAATTCATCGCGAACATATCATAAGTAAATACTTAAAATTCGAAAACGTATGGAATATTGTTTTGAAAGTAATACACTTTATTCGTGTAAATGCAAAAACCCATCGTCAGttcaagaattttttagaAGAACTGAAAGAGGACGGAGATAAATCGCCaaatgatatatcattttacTGTATTGTAAGATGGTTATCAGTTTATAATGTTTTGAACCGATTCAATGAATTACTCACTCccatttgcatatttttaaaagaacaagGAAGGCAATGTCTTGAACTGGAAGACAAAAACTGGCTGCAAGATTTCTCATTTCTGACTGACACCATGCAGCACTTACACACCCTCAATTTAGCTTTgcaaggaaaagaaaaaactaatgttatgaatttaagtttttga
- the LOC139431354 gene encoding uncharacterized protein — protein sequence MHVGTTACNNGNVSIEGANHQVILPIAFVQIRDHFGRLHLARALLDSGSMSNFITTKLSQRLRLPRKSHSLEIHGLNSMTSICNKVIVNCKIQSCQSQNFSCDLKAIVTPSICSAQPSLSRIINSYDHLKCLDFHPEHNTSVKDVDLLLGAELVPQIFTGGRVCGGQNDPIALHSVFGWILMGKSQLSTSTSLSTCVSTTDDSIDSVIQRFWELESISENKTMSLEEEQCEDHYKNTYRRDVSGRFIVSLPFKKDESVLGNSYNIALKRFTLLENRLLKNVSLHKKYVDFMRDYLETNHMSLIPSPDITSIKYYIPHHCIIRDDNQLSKFRVVFDASALSSNGKSLNDVLLIGPKLQQSIVNILINFRFFKYAFTCDIQQMYRQILISPSDRTFQNILWRFSPEEPVQSYQLNTVTYGVSSAPFLALRTILELANVYSNDYPKASHVLKHNVYVDDIVTGASTINETLTLQQELINLLNKGGFKLRKWASNNLDVLTAVSESDLQRPISMDYDETCSVKVLGLQWDPCSDQFSFSYTSHESPCNKRTILSDIARIFDPLGFLTPCTFKAKHFIQQLWSLHLDWDESPPSSIHSEWKTFKHNLSLLSDIHLPRLIIPDQPEHIQLHLFCDASQTGYCAVAYLRCSTSNLITTSFVCAKSRVAPLKTISVPRLELCGATLLADLFSSITNTLSNLPVDLVVAWTDSQVVLHWLHSAPCRWKIFVANRVSHIQNALPPSSWRYVPSHDNPADCGSRGLCPSQLSSFNLWWNGPSWLKEDSDQWPVNPIFKYENNEAIAKESKPILVNCGENQTHFLDHLLTKFSSLSKIQRIISYIRRFILLSKKNRNVNLFSSFSQFELQDSLHVLIKHVQNQHFSCVFNALIKNQLVTKPFRKLTPFIDRDGLFRVGGRLRHSDIPYEHKHPLLLPCDSRLSELIIETIHREYLHPGQRTLHGLLAQRYWILSPRRAIHRVLFKCIRCFRMNPRPQVPLMADLPKYRISEVKAFSAAGVDFAGPIRTTMNRSRGSRSVKSYLCIFLCMSTKAVHLELVTDLTTDAFIAALRRFLSRRGNCINLYSDQGTNFIGANNKLKEIAEATGSTFGIQWHFHPPGAPHFNGLVEAGVKSVKSHLLRVIGEQILTFEEVYTVITQIEAVLNSRPLCPLSSDPNDLLPLTPSHFLCLEPLNVELPSPDFTKSPINRLGRWNLLQRMVQDFWGRWRTEYLHTLQQRMKWNKITPMIKMGDMVVIKDEQRPPLQWTIGRVVEIHPAQDGVVRVVVVKTANGRLMRPVAKLSVLPVN from the coding sequence ATGCATGTAGGGACGACTGCATGTAATAATGGCAACGTATCCATAGAAGGCGCTAATCATCAGGTCATTTTACCTATCGCGTTCGTACAGATTCGTGATCATTTTGGTCGACTTCATTTGGCAAGAGCTTTATTAGACTCTGGGAGCATGTCTAATTTTATTACCACCAAACTATCGCAAAGACTTCGGTTGCCACGTAAAAGTCATTCATTGGAGATTCATGGATTGAACTCTATGACATCAATTTGTAATAAGGTCATCGTTAATTGCAAGATTCAATCTTGTCAATCCCAAAATTTCTCTTGTGATCTGAAAGCCATTGTTACTCCGTCTATTTGTTCTGCTCAACCTTCATTATCACGTATCATTAATTCTTACGATCATCTTAAATGTTTGGATTTTCATCCTGAACATAATACCTCAGTCAAAGATGTTGATCTACTATTGGGAGCAGAATTAGTTCCTCAAATTTTTACTGGTGGTCGTGTCTGCGGTGGTCAGAACGATCCTATTGCTTTACATTCCGTCTTTGGATGGATATTAATGGGAAAATCTCAATTATCGACATCGACTTCATTATCAACTTGCGTTTCTACGACTGATGATTCTATTGATTCAGTAATTCAACGTTTTTGGGAATTGGAATCAATttctgaaaataaaacaatgtcTTTAGAAGAAGAACAATGTGAAGATCACTACAAGAATACTTATCGACGAGACGTATCCGGAAGATTCATCGTATCTTTACCCTTCAAGAAGGATGAATCTGTTCTGGGAAATTCATACAACATCGCCTTAAAAAGATTTACTTTATTGGAAAATCGCCTACTGAAAAATGTGtcgttacataaaaaatacgtTGATTTCATGAGAGATTATCTTGAGACTAATCATATGTCCCTCATTCCTTCTCCAGATATTACgtctattaaatattatattccTCATCATTGCATAATTCGTGATGATAatcaattgtcaaaatttagagTAGTCTTTGATGCCTCTGCGTTATCATCTAATGGCAAATCGTTAAATGATGTTCTGTTGATTGGTCCAAAATTGCAACAGAgtatcgttaatattttaatcaatttccgattttttaaatacgcattcacttgtgatattcagcaGATGTACCGGCAGATTTTAATCTCCCCTTCAGATCgaacatttcaaaacattttatggCGTTTTTCCCCTGAAGAACCGGTACAGTCATATCAATTAAACACGGTTACTTATGGCGTTTCTTCAGCACCGTTCTTAGCTCTCAGAACAATTCTTGAATTGGCTAATGTGTACTCAAATGACTATCCTAAAGCTTCCCATGTACTGAAACACAACGTTTACGTTGATGACATTGTCACTGGAGCTTCCACTATTAATGAGACACTTACGCtacaacaagaattaataaaCCTTCTCAACAAAGGCGGgtttaaattaagaaaatgggCCAGTAATAACCTTGATGTTCTAACTGCGGTTTCCGAATCCGATTTACAACGACCCATCTCCATGGACTATGATGAAACATGTTCCGTTAAGGTCCTCGGTCTTCAGTGGGATCCTTGCTCCGATCAGTTTTCCTTTTCATATACATCCCATGAATCACCTTGCAATAAGAGAACCATCTTATCAGACATTGCTAGGATTTTTGATCCGCTCGGATTTCTAACACCATGCACATTTAAAGCCAAGCATTTCATTCAACAATTATGGTCCCTTCATCTCGATTGGGATGAATCGCCCCCGTCAAGCATCCATTCCGAATGGAAAACCTTTAAACATAATCTTAGTTTATTATCCGATATTCATTTACCTCGTTTGATCATTCCTGATCAACCCGAACACATCCAACTTCACCTTTTCTGTGATGCATCGCAAACGGGTTACTGCGCTGTCGCATACCTTAGATGTTCCACATCCAATCTCATAACGACTTCGTTCGTTTGCGCCAAATCACGTGTGGCCCCTTTAAAGACGATTTCAGTCCCTCGACTGGAACTTTGTGGAGCCACCTTGTTGGCCGATTTATTTTCATCAATCACCAACACACTGTCGAATTTACCTGTCGATTTAGTCGTTGCGTGGACCGATTCACAAGTGGTACTTCACTGGCTTCATTCAGCTCCGTGTAGATGGAAAATCTTCGTAGCCAACAGAGTCTCTCATATACAAAACGCATTACCTCCCTCATCGTGGCGTTATGTGCCTTCTCATGATAATCCAGCCGATTGTGGTTCCCGTGGTTTATGTCCAAGTCAATTGTCATCTTTTAATCTTTGGTGGAATGGTCCATCATGGTTGAAAGAAGATTCCGATCAGTGGCCAGTTAACCCCATtttcaaatatgaaaataatgaaGCAATTGCTAAAGAGAGCAAACCTATTTTAGTAAATTGTGGGGAAAATCAAACACATTTTCTGGATCACTTACTTACTAAATTTTCTTCCTTATCAAAAATCCAAAGAATTATTTCGTACATAAGACGGTTTATTCTACTTTCTAAGAAAAACCGCAACGTTAATTTATTCTCATCATTTTCACAATTTGAACTGCAAGATTCACTTCATGTTCTCATAAAACATGttcaaaatcaacatttttcgTGTGTCTTCAATGCTCTTATCAAAAACCAGTTGGTAACAAAACCCTTTCGTAAACTCACACCCTTCATCGATCGTGACGGGTTGTTCAGGGTGGGTGGACGATTAAGACATTCGGATATACCATACGAACATAAACATCCTTTATTACTGCCGTGTGATTCAAGACTAAGtgaattaataatcgaaacaATTCATCGTGAATATTTACATCCTGGTCAACGCACCCTTCATGGATTATTGGCTCAACGGTATTGGATCCTGTCTCCGCGAAGAGCAATCCATCGCGTGTTATTTAAATGCATCAGATGTTTCCGGATGAATCCACGGCCACAAGTTCCATTGATGGCCGACCTACCAAAGTACAGAATATCAGAAGTGAAGGCATTCTCAGCAGCAGGAGTCGATTTTGCAGGTCCCATACGCACTACCATGAACCGATCACGGGGATCTCGTTCTGTAAAATCGTATCTgtgtatttttctttgtatgtctACTAAAGCTGTTCATCTGGAGTTGGTTACAGATCTTACGACTGATGCTTTCATCGCGGCTCTCCGAAGATTCCTCTCTAGAAGAGGGAATTGCATCAATTTGTATAGTGACCAAGGAACTAATTTTATTGGAGCGAACAACAAGTTAAAAGAGATTGCCGAAGCTACTGGTTCGACTTTCGGCATTCAGTGGCATTTCCACCCTCCAGGAGCACCTCACTTTAACGGATTGGTTGAAGCTGGGGTCAAATCTGTGAAGAGTCATTTATTAAGAGTAATTGGAGAACAAATACTTACCTTCGAAGAAGTGTACACGGTGATAACTCAAATCGAAGCAGTGTTAAACTCAAGACCGTTATGCCCTTTGTCAAGCGATCCCAACGACTTGCTGCCCTTGACACcatcacattttttatgtttggAACCGTTAAATGTGGAATTACCTAGTCCAGACTTTACCAAGAGTCCAATAAACCGTCTCGGCCGTTGGAATTTGCTGCAGCGTATGGTACAAGATTTTTGGGGCCGTTGGCGGACTGAATATCTACATACCTTGCAGCAACGTATGAAATGGAACAAAATCACTCCTATGATTAAAATGGGAGACATGGTGGTCATTAAGGATGAACAGCGTCCCCCATTGCAATGGACGATCGGACGCGTAGTGGAAATACATCCAGCGCAAGATGGCGTTGTACGGGTAGTGGTTGTGAAGACCGCTAACGGAAGATTAATGCGCCCCGTCGCAAAGTTATCTGTATTACCCGTCAAttga
- the LOC139431170 gene encoding uncharacterized protein isoform X1, whose translation MPLLRQLRENYPDDYKNYLRMDSTTFDKLLEVVGPKIVKQDTVMRQSTSPEERLTATLRFLATGRSLQDLSFTTDIGTSTLCDLIPETCKAMFESLKGEYMKFPTSKEEWLNISKGFQDRWHFINCGGALDGKHIRIVPPPHSGAQYNNYKNFYSIVLMALVNSNYEFIFVDVGKNGRLSDGGVIEYTDFYDKLMKSELSLPDNFETVNNLNYVFMDEAFSLHEHFFKTISTKGT comes from the exons ATGCCACTTCTACGTCAATTGAGAGAAAATTACCCAGATGACTATAAGAATTACTTAAGAATGGATTCGACCAcatttgataaattattagaaGTTGTTGGTCCCAAAATTGTGAAGCAAGATACTGTAATGAGACAGAGTACTAGTCCGGAGGAAAGATTAACGGCAACGCTAAGATTTTTGGCAACGGGTCGATCACTTCAAGATTTGAGTTTCACCACAGACATTGGTACATCAACTCTTTGTGATTTGATCCCGGAAACTTGTAAGGCCATGTTTGAGTCTTTGAAAGGAGAATACATGAAA TTTCCAACTTCTAAAGAAGAATGGCTTAATATTTCTAAGGGATTTCAAGACAGATGGCATTTCATAAACTGTGGAGGAGCTTTGGATGGTAAACACATCAGAATAGTGCCTCCTCCTCATTCAGGAGCGCAATAcaacaattataaaaacttttattcaaTAGTTTTGATGGCGCTAGTGAATTCAAATtacgaatttatttttgtggaTGTGGGAAAAAACGGAAGACTATCAGATGGTGGTGTTATCGAGTACACGGACTTTTACGATAAATTAATGAAGTCAGAACTCAGTTTACCAGATAACTTCGAAActgttaataatttaaactatGTGTTTATGGACGAAGCGTTTAGTCTAcatgaacatttttttaaaaccatttcCACAAAAGGAACTTGA
- the LOC139431170 gene encoding uncharacterized protein isoform X2, whose translation MPLLRQLRENYPDDYKNYLRMDSTTFDKLLEVVGPKIVKQDTVMRQSTSPEERLTATLRFLATGRSLQDLSFTTDIGTSTLCDLIPETCKAMFESLKGEYMKFPTSKEEWLNISKGFQDRWHFINCGGALDVLMALVNSNYEFIFVDVGKNGRLSDGGVIEYTDFYDKLMKSELSLPDNFETVNNLNYVFMDEAFSLHEHFFKTISTKGT comes from the exons ATGCCACTTCTACGTCAATTGAGAGAAAATTACCCAGATGACTATAAGAATTACTTAAGAATGGATTCGACCAcatttgataaattattagaaGTTGTTGGTCCCAAAATTGTGAAGCAAGATACTGTAATGAGACAGAGTACTAGTCCGGAGGAAAGATTAACGGCAACGCTAAGATTTTTGGCAACGGGTCGATCACTTCAAGATTTGAGTTTCACCACAGACATTGGTACATCAACTCTTTGTGATTTGATCCCGGAAACTTGTAAGGCCATGTTTGAGTCTTTGAAAGGAGAATACATGAAA TTTCCAACTTCTAAAGAAGAATGGCTTAATATTTCTAAGGGATTTCAAGACAGATGGCATTTCATAAACTGTGGAGGAGCTTTGGATG TTTTGATGGCGCTAGTGAATTCAAATtacgaatttatttttgtggaTGTGGGAAAAAACGGAAGACTATCAGATGGTGGTGTTATCGAGTACACGGACTTTTACGATAAATTAATGAAGTCAGAACTCAGTTTACCAGATAACTTCGAAActgttaataatttaaactatGTGTTTATGGACGAAGCGTTTAGTCTAcatgaacatttttttaaaaccatttcCACAAAAGGAACTTGA